A genomic stretch from Arachis stenosperma cultivar V10309 chromosome 3, arast.V10309.gnm1.PFL2, whole genome shotgun sequence includes:
- the LOC130970186 gene encoding pentatricopeptide repeat-containing protein At1g62930, chloroplastic-like, translating to MVSMLRYRLQIPKLSPYCVPHSALRLYFPSTSSLHSHSHSPSQPQSLDEAVDSFTRMLSKRPPPSIIQFTKILGSLAKTNHFPTAISLFQQLQARGIAPNLFTLNILINCCCGMGRITLAFSVFAKILKMSFQPDTITLTTLIKGLFLCGKVEKALHLHDTMLAQGFQFNQVTYATLINGLCKTGHTSAAIQVLRNIPRHGIVPTVFMYNPIIDSLCKVALVSDAFRLYSEMLAKGISPNVITYSSLIFGLCLVGQFKEVIDLLSDMVLKNITPNVYTYTTLIDGLCKEGKIKDAKSVLAVMAKSGVKPDVVTYNSLMDGYCLVNQVNKAKYIFNTMPLSRVSLDVLSYNIMINGLCKSKMVDEALNLFEEMPRKYLVPNTVTYTTIIDGLSKSKRICCAVELFEKMLDRGQPADIVTYNSLLDGMFSTKQLDKALMLFNRMKESCIDPDIYTYNILIDGLCKSGRFKNAKEFFQDLSIKGYHLNTRTYNIMINGLCNEGLLDEALALMSEMEDHGCSPDAVTYETTIRALLGKSENDQALKHLREMIARGLLKRQ from the coding sequence ATGGTGTCAATGTTAAGGTATCGTCTTCAAATCCCAAAGCTCTCTCCTTATTGTGTTCCCCACTCCGCTCTCCGTCTTTACTTCCCTTCAACTTCATCCCTAcactctcactctcactctccCTCTCAGCCCCAATCGCTTGATGAAGCTGTTGATTCCTTCACTCGCATGCTTTCTAAGCGTCCCCCTCCATCCATCATTCAATTCACCAAGATTTTGGGATCTCTTGCCAAGACCAACCATTTCCCCACCGCCATTTCCCTTTTTCAGCAATTGCAAGCCAGGGGAATCGCtcccaacttatttactttGAATATATTAATCAATTGTTGCTGCGGCATGGGTCGGATCACTCTCGCTTTCTCTGTATTCGCCAAGATTCTCAAGATGAGTTTTCAGCCTGATACCATAACATTGACTACACTCATTAAAGGTCTATTTCTCTGTGGTAAGGTTGAAAAAGCACTCCACCTTCACGACACAATGCTGGCTCAGGGATTTCAGTTTAATCAAGTCACTTATGCGACGTTGATCAATGGGCTCTGTAAGACCGGACACACATCAGCTGCTATTCAGGTGCTGAGAAATATCCCACGGCATGGGATTGTTCCCACTGTCTTCATGTACAACCCAATTATTGATAGCCTCTGCAAGGTTGCACTTGTAAGTGATGCTTTTCGTTTATACTCTGAAATGCTTGCTAAGGGAATTTCTCCCAATGTTATCACATACAGTTCTCTCATTTTTGGATTGTGTCTTGTGGGTCAATTTAAGGAAGTCATTGATTTGCTAAGTGATATGGTGCTTAAAAACATTACTCCTAATGTTTATACCTATACTACTTTGATTGATGGCCTATGCAAGGAAGGAAAGATCAAAGATGCTAAGAGTGTATTGGCTGTAATGGCGAAATCTGGTGTGAAACCAGATGTGGTTACTTATAACAGCTTAATGGATGGATATTGTTTGGTTAATCAGGTAAATAAGGCAAAATATATATTCAACACAATGCCCCTAAGTAGAGTGTCACTTGATGTTCTAAGTTACAATATCATGATTAATGGCTTGTGCAAAAGTAAAATGGTCGACGAAGCCTTGAATCTCTTTGAAGAAATGCCTCGTAAGTACTTGGTTCCAAACACAGTAACTTACACCACTATTATTGATGGCTTGAGCAAATCAAAAAGGATCTGTTGTGCTGTTGAGCTTTTTGAAAAGATGCTTGATAGAGGTCAACCTGCTGACATAGTCACTTACAATTCCTTGTTGGATGGGATGTTTAGTACCAAACAACTTGACAAGGCACTTATGTTATTCAATCGAATGAAAGAGAGTTGCATTGATCcagatatatatacatacaacatacTTATAGATGGCCTGTGCAAAAGTGGAAGATTTAAAAATGCAAAAGAGTTTTTTCAAGATCTTTCCATTAAAGGCTATCATCTGAACACAAGGACATACAATATTATGATAAACGGGCTCTGCAACGAGGGCCTACTTGATGAAGCATTGGCTTTAATGTCTGAAATGGAAGACCATGGTTGCTCTCCGGATGCTGTAACTTATGAAACAACTATTCGTGCTCTGTTGGGAAAGAGTGAAAATGATCAAGCGCTGAAACATCTTCGTGAAATGATTGCTAGAGGCTTATTGAAAAGGCAATAG